A genomic stretch from Pochonia chlamydosporia 170 chromosome 4, whole genome shotgun sequence includes:
- a CDS encoding nonribosomal peptide synthase (similar to Neosartorya fischeri NRRL 181 XP_001263979.1): MSSHSTRTSHVGLDVEANYSHINGHKAQGANSKTEDLATYLPTLLNGSTATSNQLALTKSTSLTSIDALSSSAKTENDLIKSWAILLHLYAVADTVCFVVSGQLRDNDAHTGSFAQLVTSQWSRPSSEQSVEPQLRLEPYVSSDHASKANTLVQFGGPDVVDKDFSYVLQWNGRNSTDLCLHTSQEIVPLVFAGSVWDTLLEVYQSVSHGLQLGVSLSAADQTAIREEVQNPLFEERLCLHQLFQESVRLAPNAQAVSAWDGSLTYTELDQLSNVLAAQLIESSGVSPGKYVAFSFEKSMWMVVAVLGILKAGGAIVSIDPSQPDGRAEEILKEIKADVIVTSPKQASRFVNLVPKVVQISSKTIHTSRNGSPTIPILPVVRPHNPAMVIFTSGSTGKPKGIVISHGASSTRMITEGKSLLYEGARTLQFAASTWDIFMTDIFTTLTYRGCICVPSEEERRFNLAKFCKEKEVTLALITPSLADLLDPVDFPTLKVLIFGGEALRKDIARKWMNVKGLTLLQGYGPAETGFIIGTSKGDVQFDERPEVLGYARGNSVCVLVDPENHDRLAPRGAVGELVVGGPTLFSEYLNAPEKSKAAIIQSPSWAADLGYDVKRFYKTGDLLHQSLDKLDGRMEFVGRKDDQVKFHGQRIELKEIEHHLRNLRGVENRVVSCVVTLPKTGQFRDKLVAVVQCDTNNAEGVDGILSIRHDVSLTVSTVKKALSSTLPAYMIPSELLIVHQIPHNSAMKLDRARVNRWVSELQIDEVRSGIDLQLEGEVLLSQELTARSIAREYARLVSGNDATRRQRCENKDFNLQAGGIDSIQIISLSMFISKTHSVQVPMADILSSRATIRSIASIVDKRRTTSQKETIIDLASVESEVNIQLQAIRSGALKSYSNSDVKSVFVTGGTGFLGIEIVHQLLAQSDCHVYALVRAPTDQEATERTVERAVEAGWWDESYLSRLHVWKGDLKKPQFGLTDIQLQMLRGQSPNSIDAIIHNGAKVHYNLDYDSLKATNVTPTVELLRLVNERVKPLKSFVFVSGGQQLSFDDAGDEENVTKALNGSGYARSKAVSELLVKRFASEQDTQKVKHIRVVKPGFIIGDADRGVANQTDFIWRLIAACVDIGYYNENDIESWLFISDVTRVSHSILDSVFQANTKPVVKVLDGIKFKDLWATLGQNFGYDLQPLRRQEWLSRVCQAVTAKQEAHVLFPLMYMLDTSDEHIGLLNGPDKATDGVEAAIKANIRHLLKVGYLPQPSSVATPASSQDGEVYERDAFDVEAVRREFPALHQGVVAFNNAAGTVLHKEAIDGTQKYMTAFPYELGRNDPQSQQKTEKLMSTYAELASFMNAEPDEVAFGQTSTFLLRMLGQALKPHLNSDCEMIVSNLCHEASAAAWVALAKDLGIAIKWWAPPPGDDPCLSVETLKPLLTSKTRIVTCNHVSNVVGTIHPIRQVADLVHTIPGAIVIVDGVAYAPHRPIDVKAFDVDFYCFSWYKVFGPHVAQLYGRRSVQKRLLQGISHYFLGDMPGLDWRLRLGANSFELEAALVPITKYLKRVGWKNIVAQETLLQEIFLGHLRRRPDVFRIFGEKSSDSSKRVPVVTFRVTGKTCLEVTNKICQKGRFRVVSGNCWAPRPTHDVLGLDEDGLIRVSFVHYNTVAEVKEFCEELDLVVATLDKEAK, encoded by the exons ATGTCCTCACACAGCACTCGTACCAGCCACGTCGGCTTGGATGTCGAGGCGAATTATTCTCACATCAATGGACATAAAGCACAAGGGGCAAACTCGAAAACTGAGGATCTAGCGACATACCTACCAACATTGTTGAACGGTTCAACGGCAACCTCGAACCAATTGGCCTTGACCAAGTCTACATCACTTACATCCATCGATGCATTGTCTAGCAGCGCAAAGACGGAGAACGACCTGATCAAGTCCTGGGCTATACTACTTCACCTATATGCGGTTGCTGATACCGTCTGTTTCGTGGTTTCCGGCCAACTACGAGACAATGATGCCCACACTGGATCATTTGCACAACTGGTGACTTCACAGTGGTCACGACCCTCGTCAGAGCAAAGCGTCGAGCCTCAACTGCGACTTGAGCCTTATGTTTCTTCGGATCACGCAAGTAAAGCTAATACTTTGGTCCAATTTGGCGGGCCCGACGTCGTTGACAAGGATTTCAGCTATGTCTTGCAGTGGAATGGGCGAAACTCTACAGACCTTTGTCTACACACGAGCCAGGAGATAGTGCCTCTGGTGTTTGCAGGCTCAGTATGGGACACTCTGTTGGAAGTTTACCAAAGTGTCAGCCATGGGCTCCAACTTGGAGTATCTCTCAGCGCCGCGGACCAGACAGCCATTCGGGAGGAGGTTCAGAACCCGCTATTCGAAGAGCGACTGTGTTTACACCAGCTTTTTCAAGAGTCCGTCAGACTCGCCCCCAATGCTCAGGCCGTGTCAGCGTGGGATGGATCTCTTACCTACACTGAATTGGATCAGTTGTCAAACGTTCTAGCAGCTCAGCTTATTGAGAGCAGTGGCGTTTCGCCAGGAAAATACGTCGCTTTCTCTTTTGAGAAGAGCATGTGGATGGTTGTTGCCGTCCTTGGAATTCTCAAGGCCGGAGGCGCCATTGTGTCCATTGACCCGTCTCAACCGGATGGCCGAGCTGAAGAGATACTTAAAGAGATCAAGGCAGATGTTATTGTAACATCCCCTaaacaagcttcaagatttgtcaatcttgtcccGAAAGTCGTTCAAATATCGTCAAAAACCATACACACTAGCAGGAACGGCAGTCCAACCATTCCAATACTACCTGTCGTTCGGCCGCACAACCCTGCCATGGTCATCTTCACTTCAGGATCAACAGGGAAACCCAAGGGCATCGTCATATCACATGGTGCAAGTTCAACTCGCATGATAACGGAGGGCAAGTCTCTCTTATACGAGGGCGCAAGAACTCTGCAGTTCGCTGCATCGACATGGGACATCTTCATGACGGATATATTCACCACATTGACATACCGGGGCTGCATTTGTGTCCCCAGCGAGGAAGAACGACGATTCAATCTCGCCAAGTTTtgcaaggagaaggaggttaCGCTTGCACTCATTACGCCATCGCTTGCTGATTTACTTGACCCGGTGGACTTTCCGACTCTGAAGGTGCTTATCTTTGGAGGAGAGGCCTTGAGGAAAGACATTGCTCGGAAGTGGATGAATGTGAAGGGCCTTACACTGCTTCAGGGCTATGGACCGGCAGAAACGGGTTTCATTATTGGTACCTCGAAAGGGGATGTACAGTTTGATGAACGCCCAGAAGTTCTGGGTTACGCGAGAGGTAACTCCGTTTGTGTACTTGTCGACCCGGAAAACCATGATAGGCTTGCTCCTCGTGGAGCAGTCGGTGAGCTAGTCGTTGGCGGTCCGACTCTCTTCTCGGAATATCTCAATGCCCCTGAAAAGTCGAAGGCGGCTATAATCCAGAGTCCGTCTTGGGCAGCTGACTTGGGTTACGATGTGAAACGGTTCTACAAGACGGGCGATCTCCTTCATCAGAGTCTAGATAAGCTAGACGGCCGGATGGAGTTTGTTGGTCGCAAGGATGACCAGGTTAAATTCCACGGGCAGCGCATTGAGCTGAAGGAGATTGAACACCACCTGCGAAATCTTCGTGGTGTAGAGAATCGTGTGGTCTCATGCGTGGTAACTCTCCCCAAGACGGGTCAGTTTAGAGACAAACTGGTCGCAGTCGTTCAATGCGATACGAACAACGCCGAGGGAGTTGATGGAATACTTTCCATACGGCATGATGTTTCTTTGACCGTATCTACTGTCAAGAAAGCCTTGTCTTCCACGCTTCCTGCTTATATGATCCCCAGCGAGTTACTAATTGTTCATCAAATACCCCATAACAGTGCCATGAAGCTTGACAGGGCTCGTGTGAATCGATGGGTCTCTGAATTGCAGATTGATGAAGTGAGATCAGGCATCGATCTGCAGCTCGAGGGCGAGGTCTTGCTTAGCCAGGAGCTAACCGCTAGATCTATAGCGAGAGAGTATGCTCGTCTTGTATCCGGAAATGATGCAACTCGCCGACAGCGTTGCGAAAACAAAGATTTCAACCTCCAAGCCGGAGGCATCGACTCAATTCAAATCATTTCGCTCTCCATGTTCATCTCAAAGACGCATAGTGTCCAGGTTCCCATGGCGGATATTCTAAGTTCACGGGCAACGATTCGTTCAATCGCTTCTATCGTGGACAAGAGGCGGACTACGAGTCAGAAAGAGACAATCATTGACCTGGCAAGCGTTGAGAGTGAGGTCAATATCCAACTTCAAGCCATTCGCTCTGGTGCGCTTAAATCTTACTCCAACTCGGACGTGAAGAGTGTGTTCGTGACAGGTGGAACGGGGTTTTTGGGTATCGAAATTGTTCACCAGTTGCTCGCTCAGTCAGACTGCCATGTTTACGCTCTCGTCAGGGCCCCAACAGATCAAGAAGCCACAGAGCGAACTGTTGAAAGAGCCGTTGAAGCTGGATGGTGGGACGAATCCTACTTATCCAGACTCCATGTTTGGAAAGGCGATTTGAAGAAACCCCAGTTTGGGCTCACCGACATACAGCTGCAAATGCTTCGAGGGCAATCTCCCAACAGCATTGATGCAATCATTCACAATGGTGCCAAGGTTCACTACAACTTGGACTACGACAGTCTCAAAGCCACAAATGTCACACCAACTGTTGAGCTGCTGCGATTGGTAAACGAGCGCGTGAAGCCACTGAAgagttttgtttttgtgtcCGGTGGGCAACAACTTAgctttgatgatgctggtgacgAAGAAAACGTTACCAAAGCTTTGAACGGGTCTGGCTATGCTCGCTCAAAGGCAGTATCAGAGCTTCTTGTCAAAAGATTCGCTTCAGAACAGGACACCCAAAAGGTGAAGCATATCCGCGTAGTCAAGCCAGGGTTCATCATTGGCGATGCGGATCGTGGTGTCGCAAATCAGACTGACTTCATTTGGAGATTAATTGCCGCTTGTGTCGATATTGGATACTACAACGAGAACGACATAGAAAGCTGGCTGTTCATCTCGGACGTCACTCGCGTATCACATTCGATTCTGGACAGTGTCTtccaagcaaacaccaaaccaGTTGTGAAAGTCCTGGATGgcatcaagttcaaggatCTGTGGGCGACTCTCGGCCAAAACTTTGGCTACGATCTCCAGCCATTACGTCGCCAGGAGTGGCTTTCGCGAGTTTGCCAAGCTGTGACAGCTAAACAGGAAGCCCATGTTCTATTCCCATTGATGTATATGCTGGATACAAGTGATGAACACATCGGACTTCTCAATGGACCGGACAAAGCAACAGACGGAGTCGAAGCTGCTATCAAAGCAAACATTCGACATCTCCTCAAAGTCGGGTATCTGCCTCAGCCAAGCTCGGTAGCAACTCCTGCGTCCTCCCAGGATGGTGAAGTGTATGAACGAGACgcttttgatgttgaagcagtACGCCGAGAATTTCCAGCTTTGCATCAAGGCGTTGTGGCTTTCAACAATGCTGCTGGAACAGTCTTACACAAGGAGGCTATTGACGGTACTCAGAAGTACATGACTGCGTTTCCGTATGAGTTGGGACGAAACGACCCGCAGAGCCAACAGAAAACAGAAAAGCTTATGAGTACATATGCTGAACTCGCTTCATTCATGAACGCAGAGCCTGACGAAGTTG CCTTCGGACAAACATCCACCTTCCTACTTCGCATGCTTGGTCAAGCACTAAAGCCCCATCTCAACTCAGATTGCGAAATGATCGTTTCGAATCTCTGCCATGAAGCCAGCGCTGCTGCATGGGTTGCACTAGCAAAGGATCTAGGCATCGCGATCAAATGGTGGGCACCACCACCTGGTGACGACCCGTGCTTGTCTGTGGAAACACTAAAACCTCTATTGACTTCTAAAACACGAATCGTCACTTGCAACCATGTGTCTAATGTGGTGGGCACAATTCATCCCATCCGCCAGGTAGCCGACTTGGTTCACACCATCCCCGGCGCCAtcgtcattgtcgacggCGTCGCATATGCGCCTCACCGACCCATCGACGTCAAGGCCTTTGATGTGGACTTTTATTGCTTCAGTTGGTACAAGGTTTTTGGCCCGCATGTCGCCCAGCTCTACGGTCGACGTAGCGTGCAAAAGCGCCTGTTACAAGGTATAAGTCATTACTTCCTCGGTGATATGCCTGGCCTCGACTGGCGTTTACGACTGGGCGCCAACTCATTCGAGCTAGAGGCAGCCTTGGTTCCCATAACCAAGTACTTGAAGAGAGTGGGTTGGAAGAACATCGTCGCTCAGGAGACGCTTCTACAGGAAATCTTCCTCGGCCATCTCAGACGCCGACCGGATGTCTTCCGCATCTTTGGCGAAAAGTCATCCGACTCGAGTAAACGTGTTCCAGTGGTTACGTTTCGAGTTACTGGCAAGACTTGCCTTGAGGTTACGAATAAGATTTGTCAGAAGGGGAGGTTTAGAGTTGTGTCAGGGAATTGCTGGGCTCCGAGACCTACGCATGATGTGTTGGGGTTGGACGAGGATGGGCTGATTCGAGTTAGTTTTGTGCATTATAATACTGTGGCTGAGGTGAAGGAGTTTTGTGAGGAGCTTGACTTGGTTGTGGCTACTTTGGATAAAGAAGCTAAGTAG
- a CDS encoding N-methyltransferase (similar to Aspergillus oryzae RIB40 XP_001818579.2) codes for MASTFAFTRDVFTWPKARNTDEIKPQKAHRPQKRLRAERIPLHDVRQQPTAQSLVPSIVDGLLSSPRELPALLLWNDRGLSLFDAVLESPNYYPATREWSLLHNVVHKITHTISSGDRLIELGAGNMKKTALVLHTLQAQRKHIQYIACDVDRTALRRCLRELQSLFPVATSTIRIQGLLGTYEDCAAWLKPNTSNSNSRTTLMWLGNSMANFTPHEASEYIRSFLSSGSSLIVGLDGSQDLREIAQSYEAQSNRDFVLNGLVHANELLGTDAFDVNDWEFMGKWNPELWMHEAFYVSRKDLTVSIAGEEYHFKRGETMRSIRSGKWPKGKVLDICKHAGGSVIESWMNDDESYGIYSLRGNYSHDS; via the exons atggcttcaacatTTGCTTTCACAAGGGATGTTTTCACTTGGCCAAAAGCCAGGAACACCGATGAAATCAAGCCGCAAAAGGCTCATCGGCCTCAAAAGCGTCTCCGTGCTGAACGAATACCACTTCATGATGTTCGTCAACAACCCACCGCTCAGAGCCTAGTTCCCAGCATCGTCGATGGATTATTGTCCAGCCCTAGGGAGCTTCCAGCACTGCTACTCTGGAATGATCGCGGCTTATCACTTTTTGATGCTGTTTTGGAGTCTCCAAACTACTATCCCGCCACAAGGGAATGGTCACTACTACACAATGTTGTTCACAAGATCACCCATACCATCTCCTCTGGCGACCGGCTGATAGAGCTCGGTGCTGG AAACATGAAGAAGACAGCCCTTGTGCTACACACGTTACAAGCGCAACGCAAGCACATTCAGTACATTGCATGTGATGTAGATCGCACCGCACTGAGACGATGCCTTCGCGAACTGCAGTCTCTGTTCCCGGTAGCAACATCAACTATTAGAATTCAGGGTTTATTAGGGACCTATGAGGATTGCGCAGCATGGCTAAAGCCCAACACCAGCAATTCTAATTCCCGAACAACACTCATGTGGCTCGGAAACAGCATGGCAAACTTCACCCCCCACGAAGCGTCCGAATACATTCGCAGCTTTCTTAGCAGCGGTTCATCATTAATAGTAGGATTGGACGGCAGTCAAGATTTACGGGAAATTGCGCAATCATACGAGGCACAGTCCAACCGAGACTTTGTCCTGAATGGCCTGGTACATGCGAATGAACTATTGGGCACGGACGCGTTCGATGTGAACGATTGGGAATTCATGGGGAAATGGAACCCAGAGCTCTGGATGCACGAAGCTTTTTACGTGTCTCGGAAGGATCTGACGGTGAGTATTGCCGGCGAGGAGTACCACTTCAAAAGGGGTGAGACGATGCGGTCGATTAGAAGTGGGAAGTGGCCCAAAGGAAAGGTACTTGATATTTGTAAGCACGCTGGCGGGTCAGTGATAGAGAGTTGGATGAACGACGATGAGTCTTATG GCATATATTCACTCAGGGGTAATTACTCTCACGACAGCTAG
- a CDS encoding FAD dependent oxidoreductase (similar to Neosartorya fischeri NRRL 181 XP_001263983.1) has translation MAVPLSVIIVGSGVFGLSTAYAMSHDAKFADSKIILVDRWNFEPNSGNNSVQNPGAANADTSRVIRRDYPHGPYACLAREAMKHWRADFGQDKRYVEQRLLFSGEGSSLLLPKRQGDTVNYIKTAYGVSCEMTEGGKDALKVLDSLEDIRVELGNTTTLPETLRVEGKEANTLRGYISEDCGWANAGASIEWLRQQVIRLGRVEFRVGHVETLLVSDDGTQIQGVKLQDGSTVHADLTIVAAGSQTSHILGIPKLCDVYSEVAAYIQLSEDESKELKRRNWPLIVNAHRGVFAVGPDHDNCIKLGHFSYSGMADVLKDAGIQVKTRVDPSGRTPAQLWEEDPKYGFGGDVTISELGDVVDYEEDKMLKTLADFRLFLLELLGPSGLEGINTLDHAQCDVILNNIANRPFTRVRKCWYNDTPTLNFIVDYHPSYGKSLFVATGGCDHAFKFLPIIGEKVIALALHHRGVESSSLGEATPSLDDLVELWKFPAELVK, from the exons ATGGCCGTGCCTCTCTCGGTAATAATTGTCGGCTCAGGCGTTTTCGGTC TCTCGACGGCATATGCCATGAGCCACGATGCCAAATTTGCCGATTCAAAGATAATACTCGTGGATAGATGGAATTTCGAACCCAACTCTGGCAATAATTCTGTCCAGAACCCCGGCGCAGCAAACGCCGACACCTCTCGCGTGATCCGCCGTGACTATCCCCATGGTCCCTACGCTTGCCTCGCCCGTGAGGCGATGAAGCACTGGAGGGCCGACTTTGGACAAGATAAGAGATATGTTGAGCAACGGCTATTGTTCTCCGGAGAAGGTAGTTCTCTACTCCTTCCCAAAAGACAGGGAGATACGGTGAACTACATCAAAACCGCATATGGGGTCAGCTGCGAAATGACTGAGGGAGGAAAAGATGCGCTCAAGGTCCTTGACTCTTTGGAAGATATTCGCGTTGAGCTCGGAAATACTACGACCCTCCCAGAGACTCTTCGTGTAGAAGGAAAAGAGGCGAATACTCTAAGAGGCTACATCTCTGAAGACTGCGGCTGGGCCAATGCTGGAGCTAGCATTGAGTGGCTTCGACAACAAGTCATCCGCCTTGGTCGAGTGGAATTCCGTGTTGGTCATGTTGAAACCCTTCTTGTATCGGACGACGGTACACAGATCCAAGGCGTCAAGCTACAAGATGGATCGACCGTGCATGCAGATCTCACaattgttgctgctgggagtCAGACGTCACACATTCTGGGGATCCCGAAGCTCTGCGACGTCTACAGCGAAGTAGCTGCTTACATTCAGCTGTCCGAAGATGAAAGCAAGGAACTAAAACGAAGAAACTGGCCCTTGATTGTTAATGCCCACCGTGGTGTATTTGCCGTCGGTCCAGATCACGACAATTGCATCAAGCTCGGCCACTTCTCCTACAGCGGCATGGCAGATGTCCTGAAAGATGCAGGCATCCAAGTCAAGACTCGTGTCGACCCATCCGGCCGCACACCTGCGCAGTTATGGGAAGAAGATCCCAAGTACGGCTTCGGGGGAGACGTCACAATCTCAGAACTCGGCGACGTTGTGGACTACGAGGAggacaagatgctcaagacGCTGGCTGATTTccgtcttttccttcttgagCTTTTGGGGCCCTCTGGTCTTGAGGGCATCAATACTCTTGACCATGCGCAGTGCGATGTCATCCTGAATAATATTGCTAATCGACCTTTCACGAGGGTACGCAAGTGTTGGTACAACGACACCCCGAcactcaacttcatcgtGGACTACCACCCATCGTATGGGAAgagtttgtttgttgctACGGGTGGTTGTGACCATGCTTTCAAGTTTCTTCCTATTATTGGTGAGAAGGTGATTGCGTTGGCGTTGCATCATCGTGGAGTGGAATCGTCGTCGTTGGGTGAGGCAACGCCGTCGCTGGATGATTTGGTTGAGTTGTGGAAGTTTCCGGCAGAACTCGTGAAGTAA